One genomic segment of Synechocystis sp. LKSZ1 includes these proteins:
- a CDS encoding DUF5777 family beta-barrel protein encodes MLGIWKAPVYANEALATEGQETLTARPTTVDSQEEILTIVEEVSVTSEGLVLKIQGTAPQTKLKLTVDEQNQTNQLLLTLEKTKLAFSVPINKNQPTQDISGLQIRQDSTRQVVEIRFNSLQNWQVITQQQALQLRPAALAQNPPDSVTPHSPSQPVVTPEKSPLSTEPKALAPLAQSAPEQVPTTPEESLPETENILETPIDKAPMQPVTPLNRQPIRLLHLNTANQLQQGDVAISFGETQTIQGGFGTGNQSYFAYLDWGVTDNLQLGWTYMINDDPTYNPINRVFIPQQYQATGPNLKYRFYQDEHWSLGILSSLEQFQIYSGPGLFNNYRSPTVSNTIAGTVQFPISYRFNEQFQVHITPAVNIFSNSLNGVPFYGTVFNLGLGGSWLVSQDFSLFANAVIPLTGDNAFNANRDFYKTVIWSAGGTYAFNKAIAVELHVTNSFGGTPTTGVLTLPTAANEVLIGGQFIMVPSAKEVRQIPYSEHQKKLLFDGFTLTSPYVLPTDNFGIRLAGDSKGSIGGGLYYGFLQNFQAEVLFSSISGFDTQSVLQTEAGTETQYRLGGKLMFLNQADQDPFSLAGRLTVGRDIGNEQGYMMLEFPFMYEFNSQLAALFSPKAAINGGNTPVGLGLGLNYQILPAVQLIGEVTPIVTGERTVWAAGLRFLPMDSLAIDLLGTNATSLLDLGELVAEPGTRFSASIQWHFGPSSSSRPSPAAVPSSQDNPQKSLN; translated from the coding sequence ATGCTAGGTATTTGGAAGGCTCCTGTTTACGCTAACGAAGCTCTTGCTACTGAGGGACAGGAAACCCTGACGGCTAGGCCTACGACCGTAGATAGTCAAGAAGAAATATTGACAATTGTTGAAGAAGTTTCTGTCACTAGCGAGGGCCTCGTTCTTAAAATTCAGGGAACGGCCCCTCAAACAAAACTCAAATTGACAGTTGATGAGCAAAACCAAACGAATCAATTATTATTAACCCTAGAAAAAACCAAACTGGCCTTTTCTGTTCCGATCAACAAAAATCAACCCACTCAAGACATCAGTGGCCTGCAAATTCGCCAAGACTCGACACGCCAAGTCGTTGAAATTCGTTTTAATTCTCTACAAAACTGGCAAGTTATCACCCAGCAACAAGCTTTACAACTAAGACCCGCCGCCCTGGCCCAAAATCCACCTGATTCTGTTACCCCCCATTCCCCTAGTCAACCAGTCGTGACACCGGAAAAGTCTCCGCTCTCGACAGAACCCAAAGCCCTAGCGCCCCTGGCCCAGAGTGCCCCAGAGCAAGTACCCACAACCCCAGAGGAATCTCTTCCAGAAACGGAGAATATACTGGAAACTCCGATTGATAAGGCTCCGATGCAGCCGGTTACCCCCCTCAATCGTCAACCGATTCGTCTACTTCATTTGAACACAGCGAATCAACTCCAGCAGGGCGATGTTGCTATTAGTTTCGGCGAAACTCAAACCATCCAAGGGGGCTTTGGTACGGGTAATCAAAGCTACTTTGCCTATCTGGATTGGGGCGTGACGGATAATTTGCAACTCGGTTGGACTTATATGATCAATGACGATCCGACCTACAACCCAATTAATAGGGTTTTCATTCCTCAGCAATATCAGGCCACTGGCCCCAACTTGAAGTATCGATTTTATCAAGATGAGCACTGGAGTTTAGGAATTCTAAGTTCCTTGGAACAATTCCAAATCTATAGTGGCCCTGGCCTGTTTAATAATTATCGCTCTCCAACGGTGAGTAACACGATTGCAGGAACTGTTCAATTCCCTATTTCCTATCGTTTTAATGAGCAATTTCAAGTTCACATTACGCCAGCGGTCAATATTTTTTCCAATAGCCTGAATGGCGTTCCCTTCTATGGAACTGTCTTTAATTTAGGCCTGGGCGGTAGTTGGTTAGTTAGCCAAGATTTTTCTCTCTTTGCCAATGCCGTGATTCCTTTAACCGGCGATAATGCCTTCAATGCTAATCGAGATTTTTATAAAACTGTTATTTGGTCTGCGGGTGGAACCTACGCCTTCAATAAGGCGATTGCTGTAGAACTTCATGTCACCAATTCCTTTGGGGGAACGCCAACGACAGGAGTGCTAACCTTGCCAACGGCGGCCAATGAAGTATTGATTGGAGGTCAATTTATCATGGTTCCCTCCGCCAAAGAAGTGCGTCAGATTCCCTACAGTGAGCACCAGAAAAAATTACTGTTTGATGGTTTTACCCTCACCTCTCCCTACGTTCTACCCACGGATAATTTTGGCATCCGACTGGCGGGGGATTCCAAGGGCAGTATTGGCGGGGGCCTCTACTACGGTTTCTTGCAAAACTTTCAAGCCGAAGTTCTTTTTTCTTCCATTAGTGGCTTTGATACCCAATCGGTGCTGCAAACCGAAGCAGGTACAGAAACCCAGTATCGGCTTGGGGGCAAGCTGATGTTTTTAAATCAAGCAGACCAGGACCCCTTTTCCCTAGCGGGCCGCTTAACGGTGGGTCGAGATATTGGCAATGAACAGGGATATATGATGCTGGAATTTCCGTTCATGTACGAATTCAATTCCCAGTTAGCGGCTTTGTTTTCACCGAAAGCGGCCATTAACGGTGGTAATACCCCTGTCGGTTTGGGGCTTGGCCTGAACTATCAAATCTTACCGGCTGTTCAATTGATTGGTGAAGTGACTCCCATTGTGACCGGTGAGCGAACTGTCTGGGCAGCGGGTTTGCGTTTCTTGCCCATGGATAGTTTGGCCATTGACCTACTGGGAACCAATGCGACGAGTCTATTAGATCTGGGAGAATTAGTGGCAGAACCCGGTACTCGATTTTCGGCTAGTATTCAGTGGCATTTTGGCCCATCCTCTAGTAGTCGTCCATCCCCAGCTGCTGTACCCTCCTCTCAGGATAATCCCCAGAAGTCATTGAATTAA